The following proteins come from a genomic window of Rhodohalobacter sp. 614A:
- a CDS encoding DUF6492 family protein, which produces MTYDIVLCMHPSHKNIAVKTIKSLQYFLDGQKFFVITSQDAFTALKEKVDRNVPLYFVDENTLIEDFDLSEVKKAMLEEMGRNDRANWYFQQYLKMAVALHPEIGDYYLIWDSDTLLLRRIEFFDESGKILFNPMKGGSQSYFDLIKDALGIERQVEYSFINEHLMIKKALMVDLIHTLEEKAPENMSWVRYLIHSMGRQKFSYLGFSEFETYGNFAAYHHKDMYKPRVLKTARAGAEFFGMNPDKYDYFRLMRNGYSLISFEFRHRTSTFKVIKEKMKSRVYYYKYQVKGENKALRHNAIQMSN; this is translated from the coding sequence ATGACGTACGATATTGTACTCTGTATGCATCCATCGCACAAGAATATTGCGGTGAAGACCATTAAGTCTCTTCAATATTTTTTGGATGGGCAGAAATTTTTTGTGATCACATCTCAGGATGCTTTTACAGCTCTCAAAGAAAAAGTTGATAGAAATGTGCCTCTTTATTTTGTGGATGAAAATACTTTAATCGAAGATTTTGATTTGTCTGAGGTGAAAAAAGCTATGCTGGAGGAAATGGGTAGAAATGACAGGGCCAACTGGTATTTTCAACAGTATTTAAAAATGGCTGTTGCGCTTCATCCCGAAATTGGTGACTACTATTTGATTTGGGATAGCGATACTCTCTTACTCAGGCGAATTGAATTTTTTGATGAGTCCGGAAAAATCCTTTTCAATCCAATGAAAGGCGGCAGCCAATCGTATTTTGATCTGATTAAAGATGCTTTGGGGATTGAAAGACAAGTGGAATATTCATTTATCAATGAGCATTTAATGATCAAAAAAGCCTTAATGGTTGATTTGATTCATACTCTTGAGGAGAAAGCTCCGGAAAATATGTCGTGGGTCCGGTATTTAATTCATTCAATGGGAAGGCAAAAATTCAGTTATTTGGGATTTAGTGAATTCGAAACATATGGAAATTTTGCGGCTTACCATCACAAAGACATGTACAAACCCCGGGTTTTAAAAACAGCACGTGCCGGCGCCGAATTTTTCGGGATGAACCCTGATAAATATGATTATTTCCGATTGATGCGTAACGGTTATTCACTGATATCGTTTGAGTTCAGGCATCGCACATCCACTTTTAAGGTTATTAAAGAAAAGATGAAGTCGCGGGTTTACTATTACAAATATCAGGTGAAAGGAGAGAATAAAGCCTTGCGTCATAATGCAATTCAAATGAGTAATTGA
- a CDS encoding glycoside hydrolase family 3 C-terminal domain-containing protein, whose amino-acid sequence MDSSTKHPKEKKNIEIESKKSTSAGWSRREFLRGSLGSAGLLALSGTGLFHVLQGCTPEDSKTAFARRASELIEQMTVEEKISQLRYDAPAIDRLNIPQYNWWNECLHGVGRAGLATVFPQAIGMAATWNTDLFHETATVISDEARAKHKAFVDLGRRDIYMGLTFWTPNINIVRDPRWGRGQETYGEDPYLTGQLANSFIRGIQGDDPNYYKAIATSKHFAVHNGPEPLRHSFDVDVSDRDLYETYLPMFKTTVQDAKVASVMCAYNRFRGLPCCGSDPLLKEILRDDWGFEGYVVTDCWAIADFYVEGRHDFSDTAAEAAAISLKSGSDVNCGNSFPHLQEAYDKGMITDEDLNVALQRLFEARFKLGMFDDPADVPFSDIPYSVVASEEHNEVALQMARESIVLLKNEAVSGQNDPLLPLDKNLNSIAVIGPNADNYWSMLGNYHGTPADAITPLKGIQNKLGDQVQVNYALGSHIAEGIPNLSTVASEYLIPSQGEGNGLYGEYFDNSEFEGEPVISRVDPEVDFIWKDDTPINGELAHQFSGRWTGQLRAPVSGTYAIGLNGMNYFKLYFEGEERFDRQMTHSPWYRYFEIDLEEGETYDIMIEFYSYGPDPQIQLTWEIPGKDLLAEAIEAVENSDVAVLCLGLNARMEGEEMDLEVEGFEGGDKTNLKLPAPQGNLMKEIYALGKPVVLVLMSGSAIAINWADENIPSILQAWYGGQAGGTAVADVLFGDYNPAGRLPVTFYKSIEDLPEFTNYDMEGHTYKYFKGEVLYPFGYGLSYTTFDYANLQVGSAEYSAENGGELLITADVTNSGELDGDEVVQLYLSYPNGSDPRLVKELKAFKRVRIPAGGTQTVEFSLNSVSFEHWNEEAGGMAVLPGDVELMIGRSSGDIQLSETFSVTA is encoded by the coding sequence ATGGATAGTTCAACGAAGCATCCAAAAGAGAAAAAAAACATTGAAATTGAATCGAAAAAGAGTACGTCTGCGGGCTGGTCTCGCAGGGAATTTCTGAGAGGAAGTCTTGGGTCAGCCGGACTTTTAGCTCTTTCGGGAACAGGCCTGTTTCATGTATTACAGGGTTGTACGCCGGAAGATTCCAAAACAGCATTCGCACGCCGTGCTTCCGAGCTGATTGAGCAGATGACCGTTGAGGAAAAAATTTCTCAGCTACGCTACGATGCACCCGCCATTGACCGGCTCAATATCCCGCAATACAACTGGTGGAATGAGTGTCTGCATGGCGTGGGCCGTGCAGGATTGGCAACCGTTTTTCCCCAGGCGATTGGGATGGCAGCTACATGGAACACCGATCTATTTCATGAAACAGCAACTGTGATTTCGGATGAAGCACGTGCCAAACACAAGGCATTTGTAGATTTAGGCCGCCGCGATATTTACATGGGCCTTACATTCTGGACACCCAACATCAATATTGTTCGCGATCCGCGATGGGGGCGGGGACAGGAAACTTATGGTGAGGATCCATACCTGACGGGTCAGCTTGCCAATTCATTTATCCGTGGAATTCAGGGGGATGATCCCAATTATTACAAAGCGATTGCTACTTCCAAACATTTTGCCGTTCATAATGGGCCCGAACCGTTGCGCCATTCATTTGATGTGGATGTAAGTGATCGCGATCTGTATGAAACCTATCTGCCGATGTTTAAGACAACTGTTCAGGATGCGAAAGTGGCGTCTGTGATGTGTGCTTACAACCGGTTCAGGGGTTTGCCATGCTGTGGAAGTGACCCTCTTCTGAAAGAAATTTTACGCGATGACTGGGGGTTTGAGGGATATGTTGTGACCGACTGTTGGGCGATTGCTGATTTTTATGTTGAAGGTCGGCATGATTTCTCCGATACAGCTGCTGAAGCGGCTGCGATTTCACTGAAATCCGGTTCAGATGTCAACTGCGGAAACTCATTTCCACACCTTCAGGAAGCCTATGACAAAGGCATGATAACGGATGAAGATTTGAATGTAGCTCTGCAGAGGCTTTTCGAAGCACGCTTCAAGTTGGGCATGTTTGATGATCCCGCAGATGTACCATTCTCTGATATTCCTTATTCGGTTGTAGCCAGCGAAGAACATAACGAAGTAGCTTTGCAGATGGCGAGAGAATCTATCGTACTCCTGAAAAATGAGGCCGTGTCTGGACAAAACGATCCACTGTTACCGCTTGATAAAAACCTGAATTCAATCGCAGTTATCGGGCCAAACGCTGACAACTACTGGAGCATGCTTGGAAATTATCATGGTACTCCGGCGGATGCCATCACACCGCTGAAAGGAATTCAGAATAAGCTGGGAGACCAGGTTCAGGTTAACTATGCGTTGGGTTCACACATTGCTGAAGGAATTCCAAACCTCAGTACAGTGGCAAGCGAATATTTGATTCCGTCCCAGGGAGAAGGAAACGGGCTGTACGGCGAGTATTTTGACAATTCCGAGTTTGAAGGCGAGCCGGTTATAAGCCGCGTAGATCCTGAAGTTGATTTTATCTGGAAAGATGATACACCGATAAATGGAGAGCTTGCTCATCAATTTTCAGGTCGCTGGACCGGGCAGTTGAGGGCCCCGGTTTCCGGAACTTACGCCATTGGGTTGAATGGAATGAATTACTTCAAGCTCTATTTTGAAGGCGAAGAGCGCTTTGATCGGCAAATGACCCATTCACCGTGGTACCGGTATTTTGAGATTGATTTGGAAGAGGGTGAAACGTACGATATCATGATCGAATTTTACAGTTACGGCCCTGACCCGCAAATTCAGCTTACCTGGGAAATCCCCGGAAAAGACCTGTTGGCTGAAGCGATTGAAGCAGTTGAAAATTCAGATGTAGCCGTGCTTTGCCTTGGATTAAATGCACGAATGGAAGGCGAAGAAATGGACCTTGAAGTGGAAGGGTTTGAAGGAGGAGATAAAACAAATCTGAAACTCCCGGCACCTCAGGGAAATTTAATGAAAGAGATTTACGCGCTCGGTAAACCGGTTGTTCTGGTTCTGATGAGCGGAAGTGCCATTGCCATCAATTGGGCGGATGAAAATATTCCCTCGATTCTCCAGGCGTGGTACGGAGGTCAGGCGGGCGGTACAGCTGTGGCCGATGTTCTGTTTGGCGATTATAACCCTGCAGGGCGACTTCCGGTAACGTTCTATAAATCAATCGAAGATCTGCCGGAGTTCACGAATTACGATATGGAAGGCCACACCTATAAGTACTTCAAAGGAGAGGTACTTTATCCGTTTGGATATGGGCTGAGTTACACCACATTCGATTATGCAAACTTGCAGGTTGGGAGTGCGGAATACTCAGCTGAAAATGGAGGTGAATTATTAATAACTGCCGATGTTACAAACTCCGGTGAGTTAGACGGCGATGAAGTGGTTCAGCTTTACCTCAGCTATCCAAACGGATCAGATCCAAGACTGGTAAAAGAACTCAAAGCTTTCAAACGGGTACGTATTCCGGCCGGTGGAACCCAAACAGTTGAATTTTCGCTTAACTCAGTTTCTTTCGAACATTGGAATGAAGAAGCCGGAGGAATGGCGGTTCTTCCGGGAGATGTTGAATTGATGATCGGACGATCTTCAGGAGATATCCAATTATCAGAAACCTTCTCGGTTACCGCTTAA